The DNA segment TGCTCGGCTATTCGATTTTAGCCGAGCGTATGCCAAGCTTTCATGTGCCCAAAAGATGGCTGTTGCTGTCAACCGTCGGTGTCGGTTTATTGTCGCTTGGTCCGGCTCTTGCGATCATCATCAATTTTACCGAGGAGATGAGCATCTGGTCTGCCGGACAGTTGGTCTTACTTAAATTTCAGGTCGGTCAGGTAGGACTGTTGATCTTCCTCGTGTCTAGTTTACTATTTTGCATAATTTATTTTTATGATCTAGCAAAAGACCGGCTTCAAGCCTTTCTAGGATTAGTTCTTGTGTTGTTATTGGTGGTTGGACAAGGGGCAGTCAGCCATGCTTTCGGCTTACAGGGTTATTGGGGACTTACCGTACATACCTTACATTTTCTCGGCGTGATTGTGTGGATCGGACTTCTATTTATTTTCGGATGGTTTACTAACGAGAATGCAGACTGGCAAAGTATTCTGAAATGGTTTACTCCGATTGCCGTGATATGCGTTATTGTTCTAATTGCTGCAGGTTATTTTACAATGGATATTGTTATAAAAAATGATCAGGAAACGACAACTATTTTCACCCAATATGGAAACAGTTGGTTAACCGACTATGGACAAGCCTTATTGATTAAACACTTATTAACAGTGCCTTTGCTCCTTTATGCACTAATGAACGGTTTCATTTACAGGTATCATTTATCAAAAGATCCCAGCCACCGTTTGCAGCCATGGATTAAAACTGAATCTGTCCTCGCTCTTCTCGTTTTTGCAGTCACAGCGTTCATGGGACAACAAACACCCCATACCAGAGGTCAAACATACTTGAAGAGGAAGGTGCTTCCAGGCTGTTTCAGGCTATGTACGGAAAAAAGGTTACCCCCGAAATGGTTGTCAACATAGATGTGGGATTACCCAGCATGACATTATTTTTATTATCGGGTGTGTTTTTAATACTTATGATTCGCTCAGTCTTAAATAAAATGCCACCGGCTCTGTCATTTTTAATGGCGTTGCTCTTAGTGCTATCAAGCTATCTCGGGCTCATGTTAAGTATAACTTGACTAAAACTATGATTTGGCGTGTAACAGGTTGTATATCTTCGGGAGAATTTAGAAATTGAGGTGGGGGATGCTTATTTTATGTCTAGTCAAGAGAGACAAAGTAATGCGTCCTGTCAACAGATTCAACAGTTAAAAATCGTAGCCATTCCAAATTCATATGCTGTACCCCCTTTTTCCAGATGGAGAAAGGGGATTGCTTTTTAATGGTGAGTAACATCCATACTCTGATCGTAGCCTCCTTTAAGTATAAAATTACGGAATCCGCATTTCCCAATTAATCATCATTCTCTAATTCCACCAGTTTGTTTGTAATCTCATTTTGTTCTTTTTCCGCCACCTCATTAGATATGATATCTTCTTTTAATAACCTTTCAATCGCCTCATGCTGTGCATATAAAGCATGCTTTCGTAACGTGATTTGCTGTTTTTCTTTAAGGTCAGGATGCTTTTCAAAAAGCTGATCAATTTCGTTGTGTAATTGACTAAGTTCTTGTTCGTATTGATTTACAATTTCTTTAGAGATTGATTCGGTTATAAATAGGTTCTTTCTTACTTTGGTTATCTCCGAAATGGCATTTTTAAATCGATAGACACGGGCTATAAGTTCTTCATACTCTACAAAGCCCTTTTCTTTTTTATTGACCCCCAACCAAGTGATAAGCGGTTT comes from the Halobacillus shinanisalinarum genome and includes:
- a CDS encoding copper resistance D family protein → MVFITETLVYLSFSLLMGTMLGYSILAERMPSFHVPKRWLLLSTVGVGLLSLGPALAIIINFTEEMSIWSAGQLVLLKFQVGQVGLLIFLVSSLLFCIIYFYDLAKDRLQAFLGLVLVLLLVVGQGAVSHAFGLQGYWGLTVHTLHFLGVIVWIGLLFIFGWFTNENADWQSILKWFTPIAVICVIVLIAAGYFTMDIVIKNDQETTTIFTQYGNSWLTDYGQALLIKHLLTVPLLLYALMNGFIYRYHLSKDPSHRLQPWIKTESVLALLVFAVTAFMGQQTPHTRGQTYLKRKVLPGCFRLCTEKRLPPKWLST